TTCGACAGTAAGTCCGAGTCGGACTTTCCCAATGTACGACCTGACAGGATTTCAGCGCGACTTACTCTACGTGATCGCCGGCGAGGAAGAACCCCACGGGCTGGCCATCAAGGAGGAACTCGAGGAGTACTACGAGAAGGAGATCCATCACGGGCGTCTCTACCCGAACCTCGACACGCTCGTCGACAAGGGCCTCGTCGAGAAGGGACGGCGCGACCGCCGGACGAACTTCTATACGCTCACGCGCCGCGGCCGGCGCGAACTCGAGGCGCGTCGGGAGTGGGA
This portion of the Halopiger aswanensis genome encodes:
- a CDS encoding PadR family transcriptional regulator — encoded protein: MYDLTGFQRDLLYVIAGEEEPHGLAIKEELEEYYEKEIHHGRLYPNLDTLVDKGLVEKGRRDRRTNFYTLTRRGRRELEARREWESQYVDL